One genomic segment of Pseudorca crassidens isolate mPseCra1 chromosome X, mPseCra1.hap1, whole genome shotgun sequence includes these proteins:
- the LOC137216299 gene encoding interleukin-3 receptor subunit alpha-like isoform X1 — MAFVWLAVFLVPVSSLLPPDHDPYPIDISDPDPPIKNLRMEPERKRLTWDLHGNVSEIMCFINSKAFTKARKRTYCSIPDLSCQATNYSIRVTKGQPFSTWIQYPSQEGNPRAAAENLTCWVHDVDFLTCSWAVGREAPRDVQYHLYLENLDSYEKWPCSQYRADEQGTNVQCRFHNISVLSKDQTRFLVNGTGSGSKIPCSETSDRLAKIEVLAAPNITSRWCNQSYSFMQWQVRSHLNDDFKYELQIQKGTELAYKQEIYKAFLELNNPGTYTVQVRARDATFSHYKPWGPWSVPQHFVCEEGARLPVWLTSLLIALGTLLAMGLVLRFCRFSVMQKLFPPIPHMKDHINGKLQNGRTVRGLPPGTHLVPDDLGPRPRQPGGVSSGRGAGSGGNVKLVQRPGFPPGRGRTACSWQVVDVSSGVRDGKARCS; from the exons ATGGCTTTCGTCTGGCTGGCGGTCTTCCTGGTGCCCGTCTCCAGCCTGCTGCCACCGGACCACG ACCCTTACCCTATAGACATTTCCGATCCAGACCCACCAATTAAGAACCTAAGGATggagccagaaagaaaaagattgacCTGGGACCTCCATGGAAACGTTTCCGAAATTATGTGTTTCATCAATTCAAAAGCTTTCACTAAG GCACGGAAAAGGACGTATTGCAGTATTCCTGACTTGTCATGCCAAGCTACAAACTACAGCATCAGGGTGACCAAAGGTCAGCCATTCTCCACATGGATTCAGTATCCTAGTCAAG AAGGGAATCCCAGGGCGGCTGCAGAAAACCTGACCTGCTGGGTTCACGACGTGGATTTCCTGACGTGCAGCTGGGCGGTGGGCCGGGAGGCCCCGAGGGACGTGCAGTACCATCTCTACCTGGAGAACCTGGA CTCCTATGAGAAGTGGCCGTGCTCCCAGTACAGAGCAGATGAGCAAGGGACAAACGTCCAGTGCCGTTTTCACAACATCTCTGTGTTATCCAAGGATCAGACGCGTTTCCTGGTGAATGGTACCGGCAGTGGTTCCAAGATCCCCTGCTCTGAAACGAGTGATAGACTAGCCAAAATCG agGTATTAGCTGCTCCCAACATCACTAGCAGGTGGTGTAACCAAAGCTACTCGTTCATGCAGTGGCAAGTGAGGAGTCACCTTAATGATGACTTCAAGTATGAACTGCAGATACAGAAG GGTACGGAGCTCGCCTACAAACAGGAG ATCTATAAAGCCTTCTTGGAGCTGAACAATCCTGGGACCTACACGGTGCAAGTAAGGGCCAGGGATGCCACCTTCTCCCATTACAAACCTTGGGGTCCGTGGAGTGTCCCCCAACACTTCG TGTGTGAGGAGGGCGCGCGCCTCCCCGTCTGGCTGACGTCTTTGCTGATCGCCCTGGGGACGCTGCTGGCTATGGGGCTCGTGCTCCGGTTTTGCAG GTTCTCGGTGATGCAGAAGCTGTTCCCTCCCATCCCTCACATGAAAGACCATATCAATGGCAAACTTCAGAACGGAAGGACGGTACGTGGTCTCCCGCCGGGGACACATCTGGTGCCAG ATGACCTGGGACCCCGACCAAGACAGCCAGGAGGAGTGTCCAGTGGCCGAGGTGCAGGTTCTGGGGGAAACGTGAAGCTGGTGCAGAGGCCCGGTT
- the LOC137216299 gene encoding interleukin-3 receptor subunit alpha-like isoform X3, translating to METFPKLCVSSIQKLSLRRESQGGCRKPDLLGSRRGFPDVQLGGGPGGPEGRAVPSLPGEPGDQTRFLVNGTGSGSKIPCSETSDRLAKIEVLAAPNITSRWCNQSYSFMQWQVRSHLNDDFKYELQIQKGTELAYKQEIYKAFLELNNPGTYTVQVRARDATFSHYKPWGPWSVPQHFVCEEGARLPVWLTSLLIALGTLLAMGLVLRFCRFSVMQKLFPPIPHMKDHINGKLQNGRTVRGLPPGTHLVPDDLGPRPRQPGGVSSGRGAGSGGNVKLVQRPGFPPGRGRTACSWQVVDVSSGVRDGKARCS from the exons ATGGAAACGTTTCCGAAATTATGTGTTTCATCAATTCAAAAGCTTTCACTAAG AAGGGAATCCCAGGGCGGCTGCAGAAAACCTGACCTGCTGGGTTCACGACGTGGATTTCCTGACGTGCAGCTGGGCGGTGGGCCGGGAGGCCCCGAGGGACGTGCAGTACCATCTCTACCTGGAGAACCTGGA GATCAGACGCGTTTCCTGGTGAATGGTACCGGCAGTGGTTCCAAGATCCCCTGCTCTGAAACGAGTGATAGACTAGCCAAAATCG agGTATTAGCTGCTCCCAACATCACTAGCAGGTGGTGTAACCAAAGCTACTCGTTCATGCAGTGGCAAGTGAGGAGTCACCTTAATGATGACTTCAAGTATGAACTGCAGATACAGAAG GGTACGGAGCTCGCCTACAAACAGGAG ATCTATAAAGCCTTCTTGGAGCTGAACAATCCTGGGACCTACACGGTGCAAGTAAGGGCCAGGGATGCCACCTTCTCCCATTACAAACCTTGGGGTCCGTGGAGTGTCCCCCAACACTTCG TGTGTGAGGAGGGCGCGCGCCTCCCCGTCTGGCTGACGTCTTTGCTGATCGCCCTGGGGACGCTGCTGGCTATGGGGCTCGTGCTCCGGTTTTGCAG GTTCTCGGTGATGCAGAAGCTGTTCCCTCCCATCCCTCACATGAAAGACCATATCAATGGCAAACTTCAGAACGGAAGGACGGTACGTGGTCTCCCGCCGGGGACACATCTGGTGCCAG ATGACCTGGGACCCCGACCAAGACAGCCAGGAGGAGTGTCCAGTGGCCGAGGTGCAGGTTCTGGGGGAAACGTGAAGCTGGTGCAGAGGCCCGGTT
- the LOC137216299 gene encoding interleukin-3 receptor subunit alpha-like isoform X2, which yields MAFVWLAVFLVPVSSLLPPDHDPYPIDISDPDPPIKNLRMEPERKRLTWDLHGNVSEIMCFINSKAFTKARKRTYCSIPDLSCQATNYSIRVTKGQPFSTWIQYPSQEGNPRAAAENLTCWVHDVDFLTCSWAVGREAPRDVQYHLYLENLDSYEKWPCSQYRADEQGTNVQCRFHNISVLSKDQTRFLVNGTGSGSKIPCSETSDRLAKIEVLAAPNITSRWCNQSYSFMQWQVRSHLNDDFKYELQIQKGTELAYKQEIYKAFLELNNPGTYTVQVRARDATFSHYKPWGPWSVPQHFVCEEGARLPVWLTSLLIALGTLLAMGLVLRFCRFSVMQKLFPPIPHMKDHINGKLQNGRTMTWDPDQDSQEECPVAEVQVLGET from the exons ATGGCTTTCGTCTGGCTGGCGGTCTTCCTGGTGCCCGTCTCCAGCCTGCTGCCACCGGACCACG ACCCTTACCCTATAGACATTTCCGATCCAGACCCACCAATTAAGAACCTAAGGATggagccagaaagaaaaagattgacCTGGGACCTCCATGGAAACGTTTCCGAAATTATGTGTTTCATCAATTCAAAAGCTTTCACTAAG GCACGGAAAAGGACGTATTGCAGTATTCCTGACTTGTCATGCCAAGCTACAAACTACAGCATCAGGGTGACCAAAGGTCAGCCATTCTCCACATGGATTCAGTATCCTAGTCAAG AAGGGAATCCCAGGGCGGCTGCAGAAAACCTGACCTGCTGGGTTCACGACGTGGATTTCCTGACGTGCAGCTGGGCGGTGGGCCGGGAGGCCCCGAGGGACGTGCAGTACCATCTCTACCTGGAGAACCTGGA CTCCTATGAGAAGTGGCCGTGCTCCCAGTACAGAGCAGATGAGCAAGGGACAAACGTCCAGTGCCGTTTTCACAACATCTCTGTGTTATCCAAGGATCAGACGCGTTTCCTGGTGAATGGTACCGGCAGTGGTTCCAAGATCCCCTGCTCTGAAACGAGTGATAGACTAGCCAAAATCG agGTATTAGCTGCTCCCAACATCACTAGCAGGTGGTGTAACCAAAGCTACTCGTTCATGCAGTGGCAAGTGAGGAGTCACCTTAATGATGACTTCAAGTATGAACTGCAGATACAGAAG GGTACGGAGCTCGCCTACAAACAGGAG ATCTATAAAGCCTTCTTGGAGCTGAACAATCCTGGGACCTACACGGTGCAAGTAAGGGCCAGGGATGCCACCTTCTCCCATTACAAACCTTGGGGTCCGTGGAGTGTCCCCCAACACTTCG TGTGTGAGGAGGGCGCGCGCCTCCCCGTCTGGCTGACGTCTTTGCTGATCGCCCTGGGGACGCTGCTGGCTATGGGGCTCGTGCTCCGGTTTTGCAG GTTCTCGGTGATGCAGAAGCTGTTCCCTCCCATCCCTCACATGAAAGACCATATCAATGGCAAACTTCAGAACGGAAGGACG ATGACCTGGGACCCCGACCAAGACAGCCAGGAGGAGTGTCCAGTGGCCGAGGTGCAGGTTCTGGGGGAAACGTGA